AAGGTGGAAACGCTTCAGTCACCTTCCATAGAGTCCCGAGAAGTATCCACCGTCATAGCGGAAGAACGTTGCTGGTACACTCCCATCTTAAAATTCCTTACAAAAGGGGAGTTGCCCTCCGCCAGGGGCGATGCCCAGAAGTTACGAACAAAGGTGTTACAATATGAAGTACAAAATGGCATCCTATATAGGAAGTCGTATTTGGGATCACTATTACGGTGTGTATCCCCATCGGAAGCTACATACTTGATCCAAGAAATACATGCTGGTATATGTGGCATTCACGCCGGACCCCGGGCAATCATTGCTAAGATCCAAAACGCTTGATACTATTGGCCTGGGATGCATGAAGACGCGGTAGGTGAACTTAGAAAATGTCGCAACTGTCAAAAGTATGCTCCATAGACACTCCGCCCTAAGAACAACTTGATCCCCATAACGGCGGCATGGCCTTTTAAAAAATGGGCGATTGACATCGTGGGACCATTCCCGCTGGCCCTCGGGAAACTAAAGTACTTGATCGTGGCAATCGATTATTTTACTAAGCGGGTTAACGCAAAACCATTGGCCAAGATAACTACTGAAAATGCCAAGAAATTCCTATGGGAACATATCGTTTGCCGATTTGGGCTGCCGCTATATCTTGTGAGCGACAATGGAACACAATTCACAGAAAAGGTCCTACAAGATTTGTGTGCAGAGTTACAGATTCAACAAATCTTTACATCGGTTGCACACCCCCAAGGAAACGACCAAGTGGAAAGGGCAAATAGAAGTTTGCTGGATGGAATCAAAAGAAGGTTAGGATACGGAGGAAGCTCCTGGGTGGAAGAATTGCCAAACGTCCTCTGGGCACATCGAACTATGCCCAAGACAAGCAACAACGAAACCCCCTTCAGCCTAACTTATGGCACAGAGGCAATGATACCTGCGGAGGTAGGGTTACATTCACTAAGACGCCTGAGCACTgatgatgacaatgacaggctCCTATGGGAAGGCCTGGATCTCCTGGAAGAACGCCGCGAAGCAGCCGCCATTATCGAggcaaaataaaagaaaacttcAGAAAAGTATTATAACCAACGCGTGGCTCAGCAAACTTTCAAGGAAGGCGAGTACGTCATGCGAGACAACGAGGCCAGTAGGACGGAACCCACAGGCAAGCTGGGACCTAACAGGGAAGGCCCCTACATAATCCAAGAAGATCTAGGCAAATGGGTTTACCGCCTATCCAGGCTCGATGGCACAGTGGTTCCACGTAGCTGGAACGCTGCTCAGTTGAAAAAATGTTACATGTAGACTTCCGCCCCTAACGGCGGGATTAACAATTTTCTTTTTTGAACAAGTGTAATTCATCAAGAACgatgtttctttttcttttcagttATTAAGTTAATAAAAATTACTTTTTTATTCTCTTTTGCCATTT
This genomic stretch from Helianthus annuus cultivar XRQ/B chromosome 8, HanXRQr2.0-SUNRISE, whole genome shotgun sequence harbors:
- the LOC110870606 gene encoding uncharacterized protein LOC110870606, which produces MRFDFECSNNEAEYETLLAGLRMAQSMGATRVDAYVDSLLVNNQVNETYEAKDETMEKYLAKTKELIASFDNVTLNHVHRRKNQIADALSKLATSGMEKEVKVETLQSPSIESREVSTVIAEERCWYTPILKFLTKGELPSARGDAQKLRTKVLQYEVQNGILYRKSYLGSLLRCVSPSEATYLIQEIHAGICGIHAGPRTLRPKNNLIPITAAWPFKKWAIDIVGPFPLALGKLKYLIVAIDYFTKRVNAKPLAKITTENAKKFLWEHIVCRFGLPLYLVSDNGTQFTEKVLQDLCAELQIQQIFTSVAHPQGNDQVERANRSLLDGIKRRLGYGGSSWVEELPNVLWAHRTMPKTSNNETPFSLTYGTEAMIPAEVGLHSLRRLSTDDDNDRLLWEGLDLLEERREAAAIIEAK